A single genomic interval of Drosophila virilis strain 15010-1051.87 chromosome 2, Dvir_AGI_RSII-ME, whole genome shotgun sequence harbors:
- the natalisin gene encoding uncharacterized protein natalisin — MRLTLAWLCVCLAIYCSGGFANNGRGNVVLSLPPSLIAATEVVALRQLQQQQQQQREQQQQTLHEHPRWKKDARVLFDSGSDSLRDIAHSKESASEAGKYMLAYNNDDDGVRVEVEQQPADLNRKALSESYDLEARQQSAPQEIAPQHGHGLELKSATPTPHKYWASRCQPGNGNCPREYHRAMLTVRNRDAVARLRHQLNEMQDQLDSGNVDAAGDTLDDSNEDLSLKSNNNEVFMLLTGEQDLVKFLHWAMQLLYPHQHPIDDLNGSAADFYHPGMFIWKKFNFSGHLEPPLIVDEPHYVLVRREKQNLKHGYQLGDDLNLKDDPFIPPRGRKHTTPDLEELLNRYETFVPNRGKRDKVKDLFKYDDLFYPNRGKKHRDIFKLDDPFFPHRGKKLQLRDLYNVDDPFFPNRGKRQVTAKPSLLPASMWGKLHSGSDNSNNNDNDIDKGDNWPQRMSTHEINGNDQSVKTSMSAGDATEGASWQRLATTQVQLQTPQPANRLHSTRSMSANLQQQPDQLQRLSFIVSPGMRQQQRQQQQVKTSWPARSYQRWQRSAHDARETQLTRGLNASPTGHDTDFDIDYGQLDM; from the exons ATGAGGCTCACGCTCGCCTGGCTTTGTGTCTGCCTGGCGATTTATTGTAGCGGCGGCTTTGCCAACAACGGCCGAGGCAATGTGGTCTTATCTTTGCCACCATCGCTTATCGCGGCAACGGAGGTGGTGGCCTTGagacagctgcagcagcagcagcagcagcagcgggagcaacagcagcaaacgcTGCACGAGCATCCGCGCTGGAAAAAGGATGCACGCGTCCTGTTTGACAGCGGCAGCGATTCACTGCGCGATATTGCGCACAGTAAGGAGTCCGCATCCGAGGCTGGCAAATACATGTTGGCctacaacaacgacgacgacggcgtcCGCGTGGAAGTGGAGCAACAGCCGGCGGATTTAAATCGAAAAGCATTGAGCGAGTCTTATGATTTAGAGGCACGACAGCAATCAGCGCCGCAGGAAATTGCGCCGCAACATGGCCATGGACTTGAATTGAAGTCTGCCACGCCTACGCCACACAAATACTGGGCCAGTCGCTGCCAGCCTGGAAACGGCAATTGTCCACGGGAATACCATCGCGCGATGCTGACGGTCAG AAATAGAGATGCCGTAGCACGTTTGCGACATCAGCTAAATGAAATGCAGGATCAGCTGGATTCCGGCAATGTTGATGCTGCTGGCGACACCTTGGATGATTCAAATGAAGATCTTAGCTtgaagagcaacaacaacgaggtTTTCATGCTGTTGACTGGCGAACAGGATTTGGTAAAGTTCCTGCACTGGGCCATGCAGCTGCTGTATCCCCATCAGCATCCAATTGATGATTTGAACGGCAGTGCCGCAGACTTTTATCACCCGGGCATGTTCATATGGAAGAAGTTCAACTTCTCGGGGCACTTGGAACCGCCGCTGATTGTCGACGAGCCACATTATGTGCTGGTGCGGCGCGAAAAGCAAAATCTAAAGCATGGCTACCAACTGGGCG ATGATCTAAATTTAAAGGACGATCCATTTATTCCACCACGGGGCCGAAAGCACACTACGCCCGATCTGGAGGAGCTGTTGAATCGCTACGAGACCTTTGTGCCGAATCGCGGCAAGCGCGACAAAGTCAAAGATCTGTTCAAGTATGACGATCTATTTTATCCGAATCGCGGCAAAAAGCATCGCGACATTTTCAAACTGGACGATCCCTTCTTTCCACATCGCGGCAAAAAACTGCAACTGCGCGATCTTTACAACGTCGACGATCCATTCTTTCCGAATCGCGGTAAGCGGCAAGTGACAGCAAAGCCAAGTCTGCTGCCGGCGAGCATGTGGGGAAAACTACACTCCGGCagtgacaacagcaacaacaacgacaacgacattGACAAAGGCGACAACTGGCCGCAAAGAATGTCAACGCATGAAATTAATGGTAACGATCAATCAGTCAAGACATCAATGTCAGCCGGGGATGCAACTGAGGGCGCTAGCTGGCAGCGTCTGGCCACGACCCAAGTGCAACTGCAAACGCCGCAGCCAGCTAATAGATTGCACTCGACAAGATCAATGTCAGCAAATTTACAACAGCAGCCGGACCAACTGCAGCGCCTGAGCTTCATTGTCAGCCCGGGCATGCGCCAGCAAcaaaggcagcaacagcaggtgAAAACATCCTGGCCAGCAAGAAGCTATCAGCGCTGGCAGCGATCTGCGCACGATGCCCGGGAGACACAATTAACGCGGGGGCTCAACGCTAGTCCCACTGGCCATGACACTGACTTTGACATTGATTATGGCCAATTGGACATGTAA